Proteins found in one Aneurinibacillus uraniidurans genomic segment:
- a CDS encoding aminopeptidase, with translation MIDSRMEQLACNLVTYSTKVQPGEHVLIEAFGIDNMLVKAVIREVHKAGGHPHVNIRDHQVIRELLMNATEEQVRVWMENDEQQMRQMQAYIGIRGGLNINELSDVPPENLKLYNQLYNANVHSKIRVKQTKWVVLRYPTPSMAQLANMSTEAFETFYFNVCTMDYARMSEAMDALVALMEKTDQVRLTAPGTDLRFSVKDIPAIKCAGELNIPDGEVFTAPVRESVNGTISYNTPTPYNGFVFENVVLRFENGKIVEATANDTNRINEVFDTDEGARFVGEFAIGVNPFVREPMKDILFDEKIDGSIHFTPGQCYDEAYNGNKSAIHWDMVLIQRPEYGGGEIWFDDQLIRKDGRFVVPELEALNPENLK, from the coding sequence ATGATAGACAGCCGCATGGAACAGTTAGCCTGCAATCTTGTTACCTATTCGACGAAAGTACAGCCGGGTGAACATGTATTGATTGAAGCATTTGGTATTGATAACATGCTGGTCAAAGCGGTCATCCGGGAAGTACATAAAGCAGGGGGGCACCCGCATGTTAACATCCGCGATCATCAGGTGATTCGTGAGCTTCTAATGAATGCAACCGAAGAACAAGTTCGCGTCTGGATGGAGAATGATGAGCAGCAAATGCGCCAGATGCAGGCGTATATTGGGATTCGTGGTGGCCTGAACATCAACGAGTTATCTGATGTTCCGCCAGAGAATCTGAAGCTGTACAATCAACTGTATAATGCGAATGTCCACAGTAAGATTCGTGTGAAGCAAACGAAGTGGGTTGTGCTTCGTTACCCGACACCATCAATGGCCCAACTAGCAAATATGAGTACAGAAGCATTTGAAACATTCTATTTCAATGTATGCACGATGGATTATGCCCGGATGAGCGAGGCAATGGATGCACTGGTTGCACTCATGGAGAAGACTGACCAAGTGCGTTTGACTGCTCCAGGGACGGATCTACGGTTCTCAGTCAAAGATATCCCGGCCATCAAATGTGCAGGTGAACTGAACATTCCAGATGGCGAAGTGTTTACGGCTCCAGTTCGTGAGTCGGTCAACGGTACGATTTCATATAATACGCCGACTCCATACAATGGCTTCGTATTCGAAAATGTTGTACTCCGCTTCGAGAACGGTAAAATTGTCGAAGCGACCGCAAATGATACGAACCGGATTAACGAGGTGTTTGATACGGATGAAGGAGCACGTTTCGTGGGTGAATTCGCGATTGGTGTAAACCCGTTCGTCCGTGAGCCGATGAAAGACATTCTGTTTGATGAGAAAATCGATGGCTCGATTCACTTTACGCCTGGGCAATGCTATGACGAGGCGTATAACGGAAACAAATCAGCCATCCACTGGGATATGGTATTAATCCAACGCCCGGAATACGGTGGCGGCGAAATCTGGTTTGATGATCAACTGATTCGCAAAGATGGCCGCTTTGTCGTTCCTGAATTAGAAGCATTAAATCCAGAAAACCTGAAATAA
- a CDS encoding succinate CoA transferase: MLSSRIRHASLLEKIVTKETAASWIEDGMTIGFSGFTSSGDAKEIPVAIAERARAAGKPFKINVYTGASVAPTIDSVLADYMNIRLPFQSDKDLRKSINKGNVNYIDQHLSETGDALLTGAIPSVDIAVVEALAITEDGSIIPTTSGGNTHNYIKNAKEVIVELNLAQPLSLEGVHDIYDIGAFGERKPIPLQAVDDRVGRTSIPTGLDKIKGIVITEQLDTPKTLVEPDEETSTIARHLLNFLRDEIKAGRLSEKLPPLQSGVGSVANAVFHGFLHSEFHDLELYSEVLQDSVFDLIDAGKIRFASGGALTLSKEKMDVVLNHFENYRDKMMLRPQDMSNNPEIIRRLGLITINTAIEVDIYGNVNSTHIMGNKMMNGIGGSGDFTRNARLSIFVTKSIAKNGDISSIVPFISHVDHTEHDVMVVVTEQGVADLRGLTPRQRAIKLIENCAHPSYREQLYAYFNEASQRGGQTPHVLEKAFAWHVRFNQTGSMREGSTLPLVEKEKVNVN; encoded by the coding sequence ATGTTATCATCCCGTATCCGCCATGCTTCCCTGCTCGAAAAAATCGTCACAAAAGAAACCGCCGCGAGCTGGATCGAAGACGGTATGACCATTGGCTTCAGCGGCTTTACTTCATCAGGGGATGCTAAAGAAATTCCCGTTGCTATTGCAGAACGCGCTCGTGCAGCTGGAAAACCGTTTAAAATTAACGTCTATACCGGTGCATCTGTTGCTCCTACAATTGACTCCGTATTAGCGGACTACATGAACATTCGCCTGCCGTTCCAATCTGATAAAGACTTGCGCAAAAGCATCAATAAGGGAAACGTTAACTATATCGATCAACATTTATCCGAAACCGGAGATGCCCTGTTAACCGGAGCCATTCCTTCGGTCGACATCGCGGTTGTAGAAGCATTGGCTATTACAGAAGATGGAAGCATCATCCCAACTACCTCAGGTGGCAATACACATAACTATATTAAAAATGCAAAAGAAGTCATCGTGGAGCTAAACCTTGCTCAACCGTTATCACTCGAAGGCGTACACGACATTTATGACATCGGAGCATTTGGCGAGCGAAAACCGATTCCACTTCAAGCCGTTGATGATCGTGTGGGCCGCACTAGCATCCCTACTGGCCTAGATAAAATTAAAGGTATCGTCATCACCGAACAATTGGACACTCCGAAAACACTTGTCGAACCAGATGAGGAAACAAGCACTATTGCCCGTCATCTCCTGAATTTCCTGCGAGATGAAATCAAAGCCGGACGCTTATCAGAAAAGCTTCCTCCGCTTCAATCAGGCGTTGGATCGGTAGCAAACGCTGTGTTCCATGGTTTCCTTCATTCCGAATTCCATGACCTGGAACTATATTCTGAAGTGCTGCAAGATTCTGTATTTGACCTGATTGATGCAGGCAAAATTCGCTTCGCATCTGGTGGTGCTCTCACACTGTCCAAAGAAAAAATGGACGTTGTGCTGAATCATTTTGAAAACTATCGCGATAAAATGATGCTTCGCCCACAAGATATGTCTAACAACCCGGAAATCATCCGCCGTCTTGGCTTAATTACGATCAATACCGCGATTGAAGTAGACATATATGGAAATGTTAACTCAACTCACATCATGGGCAACAAAATGATGAACGGAATTGGTGGTTCTGGTGACTTTACACGTAACGCTCGCCTGAGTATTTTTGTAACGAAATCGATTGCGAAGAACGGAGACATCTCCAGCATCGTTCCGTTTATCTCACACGTCGATCACACTGAGCATGATGTGATGGTTGTCGTAACCGAGCAAGGAGTTGCAGATCTGCGCGGCCTGACACCTCGACAACGCGCGATCAAACTGATCGAGAACTGCGCCCATCCGTCTTATCGGGAACAGCTGTATGCCTACTTTAACGAAGCTTCACAACGCGGTGGGCAGACTCCACATGTTTTAGAAAAAGCGTTTGCCTGGCATGTACGCTTCAATCAAACAGGCTCAATGCGGGAAGGTTCCACTTTACCGCTCGTAGAAAAAGAAAAAGTGAATGTAAACTAA